Proteins from one Ahaetulla prasina isolate Xishuangbanna chromosome 2, ASM2864084v1, whole genome shotgun sequence genomic window:
- the LOC131192660 gene encoding zinc finger protein 271-like isoform X2, whose product MAAERWEVSSVGLHPYETRVEKGIKMEEFERNSLALAGPTRFRKSPYVIQAFTVGEHFTRMTAKPTERDLEEGMLSPCWEAQWRDILKNTQSPYSGWGHPQIPGVLAPAETRAGEELLQEEAGGLLPPERPLKTSLDADPAGQGDDGEVKGEGQAQETCSAELHRQHFRWFCYQEAEGPWDVCARLRELCLNWLQPELNSKERMVELVVLEQFLAILPEDIQGWVLGEFEDVAMSFSRDDDAGGKQPCREIKQEQANWLDKWESEDEEAVFEALLEKAETQVLEENFGEQEAPRWEQRFPIDKRRNNAILGESGISREHVLEDKAQPGKRKHVCAICGKGFTQKSNLNRHQRTHVGGKTFQCLKCGKSFKWETSFMRHQRFHTGEKPYPCIDCGKCFSRSANLIIHQRIHTGEKPHQCVDCGQSFSQVSNLVRHHRVHTGEKPYKCLECEKSFTQKSNLVKHQSVHLGDKPPRRPANGKRLGQRSNHKRLDRDSLGENSCQCFKCGKIFSRRGNLLRHQSIHTKDKPHKCLECGKRFNQRTNLNAHQRIHTGEKPYRCPDCGKSFRWRAHLIIHKRLHTGEKPHKCADCGQSFSQRSNLVRHLRIHTGEKPYKCSECEKSFGQKSNLLKHQKIHTGDNAFHQLTSNVRQDQTREEPYQCFRCGKIFTRRGNLLRHQSIHTREKPHKCSECGKRFNQRANLISHQRIHTGEKPFACLDCGKCFRQSPHLIKHQKVHTEEKASYHPSSDHGASISLEPGHRSHERIYLRGNPYQCMKCGKLFNWQSNFIRHQKIHAGEEPCQCLDCGKTFNRRKNFVAHQRIHTKEKPYQCTECGQTFTWEAHLVIHRRIHTGEKPHTCVECGQSFSQRSNLIRHQRIHTGEKPYACSECGQSFTQRTHLVVHQRTHTGEKPHKCVECGQSFSQRAHLIVHRRIHTGEKPYRCADCGQGFCQRSNLTRHQRSHDCEKQK is encoded by the exons ATGGCGGCCGAGCGATGGGAAGTGTCCTCGGTGGGCCTCCATCCGTACGAAACCAGGGTGGAAAAAGGCATCAAAATGGAAGAGTTTGAAAGAAATAGCCTTGCGCTGGCCGGCCCAACCCGATTCAGGAAGAGCCCTTACGTCATCCAAGCTTTCACCGTCGGGGAGCATTTTACCCGGATGACAGCCAAGCCAACGGAGCGGGACCTCGAGGAAGGGATGCTGTCGCCATGTTGGGAAGCCCAATGGCGGGACATCCTGAAGAACACACAGTCCCCGTATTCGGGGTGGGGCCACCCCCAGATCCCAGGGGTTCTGGCTCCTGCTGAAACCAGGGCTGGTGAAGAGCTCCTACAGGAAGAGGCAGGGGGGCTTCTACCACCAGAGAGGCCCCTCAAGACCAGCCTGGATGCAGACCCCGCAGGACAGGGGGATGATGGAGAGGTGAAGGGAGAGGGCCAAGCCCAGGAGACCTGCAGCGCGGAACTGCATCGGCAGCACTTCCGCTGGTTTTGCTACCAAGAGGCGGAAGGGCCTTGGGACGTCTGTGCCCGGTTGCGGGAGCTGTGTCTCAACTGGCTGCAGCCGGAGTTGAATTCGAAAGAACGGATGGTGGAgctggtggttctggagcagttCTTGGCTATCTTGCCTGAGGACATCCAGGGCTGG GTGCTGGGAGAGTTTGAAGACGTAGCCATGAGTTTTTCGAGAGACGATGACGCTGGCGGGAAACAGCCTTGCCGGGAAATCAAGCAAGAGCAGGCCAATTGGTTGG ATAAGTGGGAGAGTGAGGACGAAGAGGCCGTGTTTGAAGCCTTATTGGAAAAAGCTGAAACTCAAGTCCTGGAAGAAAACTTTGGAGAACAAGAGGCACCAAGGTGGGAGCAGAGATTCCCCATAGACAAGAGAAGAAATAACGCCATTCTCGGCGAGAGCGGGATCTCGCGGGAACATGTCTTGGAGGACAAAGCGCAACCAGGAAAGCGGAAACACGTGTGCGCGATTTGCGGGAAGGGCTTCACTCAAAAATCCAACCTCAACCGGCATCAGAGAACCCACGTGGGAGGAAAGACATTTCAGTGCTTAAAATGCGGGAAAAGCTTCAAGTGGGAAACTAGCTTTATGCGACACCAGCGATTCCATACCGGCGAGAAGCCTTATCCCTGCATCGACTGCGGGAAATGCTTTAGTCGGAGTGCAAATCTCATCATTCATCAGAGGATTCACACCGGAGAGAAACCCCACCAGTGCGTAGACTGCGGGCAGAGTTTTAGCCAGGTTTCCAATCTCGTACGGCACCACCGAGTCCACACCGGGGAGAAACCTTACAAATGCCTGGAGTGCGAGAAGAGCTTCACTCAGAAATCAAACCTCGTCAAGCATCAGAGCGTCCACTTGGGAGACAAGCCGCCGCGACGCCCGGCTAACGGGAAGAGACTCGGTCAGAGGTCCAATCACAAGAGATTGGACAGGGATTCCCTTGGAGAAAACTCCTGTCAGTGCTTCAAGTGCGGGAAAATCTTTTCCCGAAGAGGCAACCTCCTCAGGCATCAGAGCATCCACACAAAGGACAAGCCGCACAAATGTCTCGAGTGCGGGAAGCGGTTCAACCAGAGGACCAACCTGAATGCGCATCAGAGGATCCACACCGGGGAGAAACCATACCGCTGTCcggactgtgggaaaagtttccgcTGGAGGGCGCATCTGATCATCCACAAGCGCTTGCACACCGGCGAGAAGCCGCACAAATGTGCCGACTGTGGGCAGAGCTTCAGCCAGCGGTCCAATCTGGTGAGGCATCTCcgaatccacacgggggagaagccgtACAAATGCTCCGAGTGCGAGAAGAGCTTTGGCCAGAAATCCAACCTCCTGAAGCATCAGAAGATTCACACGGGGGAcaatgcattccatcagctgaccAGTAATGTCAGACAGGACCAAACGAGGGAGGAACCCTATCAGTGTTTCAGGTGTGGGAAAATATTCACCCGCAGGGGCAACCTTCTGAGGCACCAGAGCATCCACACCCGAGAAAAACCTCACAAGTGCTCCGAGTGTGGGAAGAGATTCAATCAGAGGGCAAACCTCATCAGCCATCAGAGAATCCACACCGGGGAAAAGCCCTTCGCCTGTCTTGACTGTGGGAAATGTTTTCGGCAGAGCCCGCACCTTATTAAACATCAGAAAGTCCACACAGAGGAGAAGGCTTCCTACCACCCTAGCTCGGATCATGGGGCGAGCATCAGCCTCGAGCCAGGCCACAGGAGCCACGAGAGGATCTATCTGAGGGGGAATCCGTATCAGTGCATGAAGTGTGGGAAGTTGTTTAACTGGCAGTCGAATTTCATCCGGCATCAAAAAATCCACGCCGGTGAAGAACCTTGTCAGTGCTTGGATTGCGGGAAGACCTTCAATCGGAGGAAGAACTTTGTGGCTCATCAGAGAATCCACACAAAAGAGAAGCCTTATCAGTGCACCGAGTGTGGGCAAACCTTCACCTGGGAAGCGCACCTGGTGATCCATCGaaggatccacacgggagaaaaacctCACACCTGCGTCGAGTGCGGGCAGAGTTTCAGCCAGAGGTCCAACCTTATCCGGCATCAGAggatccacacgggagagaaaccctacGCTTGCTCGGAGTGCGGCCAGAGTTTTACGCAAAGGACGCACCTTGTGGTGCACCAGAGAacccacacgggggagaaaccccATAAGTGCGTGGAGTGC
- the LOC131192660 gene encoding zinc finger protein 271-like isoform X1 has product MAAERWEVSSVGLHPYETRVEKGIKMEEFERNSLALAGPTRFRKSPYVIQAFTVGEHFTRMTAKPTERDLEEGMLSPCWEAQWRDILKNTQSPYSGWGHPQIPGVLAPAETRAGEELLQEEAGGLLPPERPLKTSLDADPAGQGDDGEVKGEGQAQETCSAELHRQHFRWFCYQEAEGPWDVCARLRELCLNWLQPELNSKERMVELVVLEQFLAILPEDIQGWVGESGPETCAQAVALVEDFLLRQQETERWKQEVLGEFEDVAMSFSRDDDAGGKQPCREIKQEQANWLDKWESEDEEAVFEALLEKAETQVLEENFGEQEAPRWEQRFPIDKRRNNAILGESGISREHVLEDKAQPGKRKHVCAICGKGFTQKSNLNRHQRTHVGGKTFQCLKCGKSFKWETSFMRHQRFHTGEKPYPCIDCGKCFSRSANLIIHQRIHTGEKPHQCVDCGQSFSQVSNLVRHHRVHTGEKPYKCLECEKSFTQKSNLVKHQSVHLGDKPPRRPANGKRLGQRSNHKRLDRDSLGENSCQCFKCGKIFSRRGNLLRHQSIHTKDKPHKCLECGKRFNQRTNLNAHQRIHTGEKPYRCPDCGKSFRWRAHLIIHKRLHTGEKPHKCADCGQSFSQRSNLVRHLRIHTGEKPYKCSECEKSFGQKSNLLKHQKIHTGDNAFHQLTSNVRQDQTREEPYQCFRCGKIFTRRGNLLRHQSIHTREKPHKCSECGKRFNQRANLISHQRIHTGEKPFACLDCGKCFRQSPHLIKHQKVHTEEKASYHPSSDHGASISLEPGHRSHERIYLRGNPYQCMKCGKLFNWQSNFIRHQKIHAGEEPCQCLDCGKTFNRRKNFVAHQRIHTKEKPYQCTECGQTFTWEAHLVIHRRIHTGEKPHTCVECGQSFSQRSNLIRHQRIHTGEKPYACSECGQSFTQRTHLVVHQRTHTGEKPHKCVECGQSFSQRAHLIVHRRIHTGEKPYRCADCGQGFCQRSNLTRHQRSHDCEKQK; this is encoded by the exons ATGGCGGCCGAGCGATGGGAAGTGTCCTCGGTGGGCCTCCATCCGTACGAAACCAGGGTGGAAAAAGGCATCAAAATGGAAGAGTTTGAAAGAAATAGCCTTGCGCTGGCCGGCCCAACCCGATTCAGGAAGAGCCCTTACGTCATCCAAGCTTTCACCGTCGGGGAGCATTTTACCCGGATGACAGCCAAGCCAACGGAGCGGGACCTCGAGGAAGGGATGCTGTCGCCATGTTGGGAAGCCCAATGGCGGGACATCCTGAAGAACACACAGTCCCCGTATTCGGGGTGGGGCCACCCCCAGATCCCAGGGGTTCTGGCTCCTGCTGAAACCAGGGCTGGTGAAGAGCTCCTACAGGAAGAGGCAGGGGGGCTTCTACCACCAGAGAGGCCCCTCAAGACCAGCCTGGATGCAGACCCCGCAGGACAGGGGGATGATGGAGAGGTGAAGGGAGAGGGCCAAGCCCAGGAGACCTGCAGCGCGGAACTGCATCGGCAGCACTTCCGCTGGTTTTGCTACCAAGAGGCGGAAGGGCCTTGGGACGTCTGTGCCCGGTTGCGGGAGCTGTGTCTCAACTGGCTGCAGCCGGAGTTGAATTCGAAAGAACGGATGGTGGAgctggtggttctggagcagttCTTGGCTATCTTGCCTGAGGACATCCAGGGCTGGGTAGGAGAAAGCGGGCCGGAGACCTGTGCCCAGGCGGTGGCCTTGGTGGAGGACTTTCTGCTGAGGCAGCAAGAGACTGAGAGGTGGAAACAGGAA GTGCTGGGAGAGTTTGAAGACGTAGCCATGAGTTTTTCGAGAGACGATGACGCTGGCGGGAAACAGCCTTGCCGGGAAATCAAGCAAGAGCAGGCCAATTGGTTGG ATAAGTGGGAGAGTGAGGACGAAGAGGCCGTGTTTGAAGCCTTATTGGAAAAAGCTGAAACTCAAGTCCTGGAAGAAAACTTTGGAGAACAAGAGGCACCAAGGTGGGAGCAGAGATTCCCCATAGACAAGAGAAGAAATAACGCCATTCTCGGCGAGAGCGGGATCTCGCGGGAACATGTCTTGGAGGACAAAGCGCAACCAGGAAAGCGGAAACACGTGTGCGCGATTTGCGGGAAGGGCTTCACTCAAAAATCCAACCTCAACCGGCATCAGAGAACCCACGTGGGAGGAAAGACATTTCAGTGCTTAAAATGCGGGAAAAGCTTCAAGTGGGAAACTAGCTTTATGCGACACCAGCGATTCCATACCGGCGAGAAGCCTTATCCCTGCATCGACTGCGGGAAATGCTTTAGTCGGAGTGCAAATCTCATCATTCATCAGAGGATTCACACCGGAGAGAAACCCCACCAGTGCGTAGACTGCGGGCAGAGTTTTAGCCAGGTTTCCAATCTCGTACGGCACCACCGAGTCCACACCGGGGAGAAACCTTACAAATGCCTGGAGTGCGAGAAGAGCTTCACTCAGAAATCAAACCTCGTCAAGCATCAGAGCGTCCACTTGGGAGACAAGCCGCCGCGACGCCCGGCTAACGGGAAGAGACTCGGTCAGAGGTCCAATCACAAGAGATTGGACAGGGATTCCCTTGGAGAAAACTCCTGTCAGTGCTTCAAGTGCGGGAAAATCTTTTCCCGAAGAGGCAACCTCCTCAGGCATCAGAGCATCCACACAAAGGACAAGCCGCACAAATGTCTCGAGTGCGGGAAGCGGTTCAACCAGAGGACCAACCTGAATGCGCATCAGAGGATCCACACCGGGGAGAAACCATACCGCTGTCcggactgtgggaaaagtttccgcTGGAGGGCGCATCTGATCATCCACAAGCGCTTGCACACCGGCGAGAAGCCGCACAAATGTGCCGACTGTGGGCAGAGCTTCAGCCAGCGGTCCAATCTGGTGAGGCATCTCcgaatccacacgggggagaagccgtACAAATGCTCCGAGTGCGAGAAGAGCTTTGGCCAGAAATCCAACCTCCTGAAGCATCAGAAGATTCACACGGGGGAcaatgcattccatcagctgaccAGTAATGTCAGACAGGACCAAACGAGGGAGGAACCCTATCAGTGTTTCAGGTGTGGGAAAATATTCACCCGCAGGGGCAACCTTCTGAGGCACCAGAGCATCCACACCCGAGAAAAACCTCACAAGTGCTCCGAGTGTGGGAAGAGATTCAATCAGAGGGCAAACCTCATCAGCCATCAGAGAATCCACACCGGGGAAAAGCCCTTCGCCTGTCTTGACTGTGGGAAATGTTTTCGGCAGAGCCCGCACCTTATTAAACATCAGAAAGTCCACACAGAGGAGAAGGCTTCCTACCACCCTAGCTCGGATCATGGGGCGAGCATCAGCCTCGAGCCAGGCCACAGGAGCCACGAGAGGATCTATCTGAGGGGGAATCCGTATCAGTGCATGAAGTGTGGGAAGTTGTTTAACTGGCAGTCGAATTTCATCCGGCATCAAAAAATCCACGCCGGTGAAGAACCTTGTCAGTGCTTGGATTGCGGGAAGACCTTCAATCGGAGGAAGAACTTTGTGGCTCATCAGAGAATCCACACAAAAGAGAAGCCTTATCAGTGCACCGAGTGTGGGCAAACCTTCACCTGGGAAGCGCACCTGGTGATCCATCGaaggatccacacgggagaaaaacctCACACCTGCGTCGAGTGCGGGCAGAGTTTCAGCCAGAGGTCCAACCTTATCCGGCATCAGAggatccacacgggagagaaaccctacGCTTGCTCGGAGTGCGGCCAGAGTTTTACGCAAAGGACGCACCTTGTGGTGCACCAGAGAacccacacgggggagaaaccccATAAGTGCGTGGAGTGC